The Dioscorea cayenensis subsp. rotundata cultivar TDr96_F1 chromosome 7, TDr96_F1_v2_PseudoChromosome.rev07_lg8_w22 25.fasta, whole genome shotgun sequence genome includes a region encoding these proteins:
- the LOC120264785 gene encoding LOW QUALITY PROTEIN: omega-3 fatty acid desaturase, chloroplastic (The sequence of the model RefSeq protein was modified relative to this genomic sequence to represent the inferred CDS: deleted 3 bases in 2 codons), which produces MASFVLSECCGLRPLPVALHSRVPHRHQIGNFKLSKGQSIDIRRPIRVGSRALLRDWALGVSAPLRVPAVEEDGGWDVRVEKKEVGGEERFDPGSPPPFGLAEIRAAIPKHCWVKDTWRSVSYVVRDVLVVFGLAAAATYLNSWAFWPIYWVAQGTMFWALFVLGHDVGHGSFSNDTKLNSVMGHFLHSTILVPYHGWRISHRTHHQNHGHVENDESWHPLSEKIYKGLDSTTRKLRFSVPFPLLAYPIYLWARSPGKKGSHFHPDSDLFVPNEKKDVITSSTCFTAMLGVLAGLSWVLGPLQMIKLYAVPYFIFVMWLDLVTYLHHHGHEDKLPWYRGKEWSYLRGGLTTLDRDYGWINNIHHDIGTHVIHHLFPQIPHYHLIEATKAAKPVLGKYYKEPAKSGPMPFHLFKDLGRSLKNDHYVSDSGDIVYYQTDPQMNESPQNNSR; this is translated from the exons ATGGCCAGCTTCGTCCTCTCGGAATGCTGCGGGCTGCGGCCTCTTCCGGTGGCGTTGCATAGCCGTGTTCCTCACCGGCACCAGATTGGGAATTTCAAGCTCAGCAAAGGGCAATCCATTGATATCCGCCGCCCTATT AGGGTTGGAAGTCGCGCACTGCTCCGGGACTGGGCTCTTGGAGTTTCGGCTCCGTTGAGAGTGCCTGCTGTTGAGGAGGATGGTGGTTGGGATGTTAGGGtggagaagaaggaggtggGTGGAGAGGAGCGGTTCGATCCGGGTTCTCCGCCGCCGTTTGGGTTGGCTGAGATCCGTGCGGCCATACCTAAGCACTGCTGGGTTAAAGACACTTGGCGTTCGGTGAGCTATGTTGTCAGGGACGTCCTCGTCGTCTTTGGCCTTGCGGCGGCTGCGACGTATCTCAATAGCTGGGCTTTCTGGCCGATCTATTGGGTCGCTCAGGGTACCATGTTTTGGGCTCTTTTCGTTCTCGGCCATGAC GTGGGACATGGGAGCTTTTCTAATGATACCAAGCTCAACAGCGTCATGGGGCATTTCCTCCACTCCACCATTCTTGTGCCTTATCATGGATG gaggattagtcatagaacTCATCACCAGAATCATGGGCATGTAGAGAATGATGAATCATGGCATCCG TTATCTGAGAAGATTTACAAGGGTTTGGATTCAACCACCAGGAAGCTCAGGTTTTCAGTTCCGTTTCCATTGCTTGCTTATCCAATCTATCTG TGGGCGAGGAGTCCAGGG AAAAAGGGATCACATTTCCACCCGGATAGTGATTTATTTGttccaaatgagaagaaggatGTGATAACATCTTCCACTTGCTTTACAGCGATGTTGGGGGTGCTTGCAGGGTTGAGTTGGGTGTTGGGTCCTCTCCAGATGATTAAGCTATATGCAGTGCCATATTTT ATATTTGTTATGTGGCTGGATCTTGTGACCTACTTGCATCACCATGGGCATGAAGATAAGCTTCCCTGGTACCGTGGGAAG GAATGGAGCTATCTCCGAGGAGGTCTAACAACACTCGATCGGGACTATGGATGGATCAACAACATCCACCATGATATCGGAACTCATGTCATACATCATCTCTTCCCTCAGATACCACACTACCACTTGATAGAAGCA ACCAAAGCTGCAAAGCCTGTGCTGGGGAAGTACTACAAGGAGCCAGCAAAATCTGGACCCATGCCATTTCACCTGTTCAAAGATCTTGGAAGAAGCTTGAAAAATGATCATTATGTGAGCGATTCCGGAGACATTGTATACTATCAAACTGATCCTCAGATGAATGAATCTCCACAAAACAACTCAAGATGA